One region of Phragmites australis chromosome 18, lpPhrAust1.1, whole genome shotgun sequence genomic DNA includes:
- the LOC133898549 gene encoding uncharacterized protein LOC133898549: MSSSSHATVAFPHLDRHAFSNAGEEQDQPEPGPPDAAAGVDCHAEPVRRLGATPPSQQQQLPLLHPSAPAAACAAYAGNGKPAAKKRGVQKLLKSAFKRGEHATGASNSSAEEDASAAAAAQNLSRSSSSSAGGSSGRKGRRAGGGDDGSADGDRSSHDSLDLEC; encoded by the coding sequence ATGTCGTCTTCATCGCACGCTACCGTCGCGTTCCCCCACCTCGATCGCCATGCATTCTCAAACGCAGGCGAAGAGCAGGACCAGCCCGAGCCAGGGCcacccgacgccgccgccggagtAGACTGCCACGCGGAGCCGGTGCGACGCTTGGGCGCCACTCCTCcttcgcagcagcagcagctgcctcTGCTGCACCCAAGCGCGCCGGCTGCTGCGTGCGCCGCGTACGCCGGCAACGGCAAGCCCGCGGCCAAGAAGCGCGGCGTGCAGAAGCTGCTCAAGTCGGCTTTCAAGCGCGGGGAGCACGCGACGGGTGCTTCAAATTCCTCAGCCGAGGAGGATGCTtctgcggcagcggcggcgcagAACCTCAGCCGGTCGTCCTCGTCGTCCGCCGGCGGGAGCAGCGGGAGGAAAGGACGCAGGGCTGGAGGCGGCGATGATGGCTCCGCCGATGGCGACCGCTCCAGCCATGACAGCCTTGACCTCGAATGTTAG